The Oscillospiraceae bacterium genome contains the following window.
CTGCGCGGCATCACGCCGGAATACTGCGTGCGCTGTGCGCTGGACGGCATTGCCCGCCGCAAGACGGTTATTGTACCCAGCCGGCTTGTGGCGGCCGGTATGACGCTGGGACGCTTTCTGCCGAGGCCGGTCTATATCAAGATCGCAGCCCACCAGCAGAAGAAAAAATTGTACCAGAAATAAAAAATGCCCGCTGTCTGTGCCAGACAGCGGGATTTTTTGTAGGGGCGGGCATTGCCCGCCCGCGGTTGTGTGCGGCAACCGCCCTGTGCGGCGGGGTGAGGGCACCCCGCCCTACATCCGACAGTACCGTTATATGTAGGGCGGCCTGCCCACAGGCCGCCGTGGAACATAGTGGCAGTCGCAAAGCTCCCGGGTCGTCGAGGACGCCGACCCCTACATGTAGGGGCGCATTCCATATGCGCCCGTGTACGCAGTGGCTTAGTTCAGCGTTTTCCCGAAGAACTCCAGCTCCGGCTTGATGGTGGCCATCAGCGTGTCGAACTGGTCGGGGGTCAGGCTCTGGGCACCGTCGCTCTTGGCCTTGGCGGGGTCGTTGTGGGTCTCGATCATCAGGCCGTCCGCACCGACTGCCACGGCGGCCTGTGCCAGTGCGGGTACCATAAAGGCGATGCCGGCGGCGTGGCTCGGGTCGATCACGACCGGCAGATGGGTCATCTTTTTCAGCATAGGCACGGCGGAAATATCCAGCGTGTTGCGCATGCTCGTCTCAAAGGTGCGGATGCCGCGCTCACACAGCACGACATTGGGGTTGCCCTCGGCCATGATGTACTCAGCACTCATGACCAGCTCCTCCAAGGTGGAGGAAAGGCCGCGCTTGAGCAGCACCGGTACATCCAGCTTGCCGACCGCCTTGAGCAGCTCAAAGTTCTGCATGTTGCGCGCGCCGATCTGGATCATATCGACCTTGGCGTCCAGAAACAGCGGGATATGCTCGTTGTTCATCAGCTCGGTCACGATGGGCTGGCCGGTGACTGCGCGGGCCTCCTGCAGCAGCTCCAAACCTTCGGCGCGCAGGCCCTGAAAGCTGTAGGGGCTGGTGCGCGGCTTGAACGCGCCGCCGCGCAGGATGCTGGCCCCGGCGGCCTGCACCCGCTGCGCCACAAAGGTGATCTGCTCCTTGCTCTCAACGCTGCAGGGGCCGCTCATGACGGCAAAGTAGCCGCCGCCGATCTTGTGACCGCCGACATCGACCACGGTGTCATCCGGGTGGAATTTGCGGTTGGCCTTTTTGTACGGCTCGGACACGCGGCGGCAGGTCTCGACGACCGGGTTGGCCAGCACCCAGCTTTCGGCAAGGGCCTTGGTATCGCCGATCAGGCCCAGAATGTGGGTGTCGCTGCCGACGGAATCATTGATCTGATACCCCATGCCGTTGAGCTCTTTGCAGAAGGCTTCGACCTTGTCGGCGGGGGCGTGCTGTTTCAGTACGATAATCATGGTGGTATACTCCTGTCTTTTCTGCTTCTATTGTCTTACACGCAGGTGTTTTTGTCAATGCCGATATTCTAACACTTTAAAGCGCTAAAGTCAAGCCCCCTTGCGAAAATTGTTTAGGGGTTATATAATAGGAACGCAAAGGCTTCCCCCCTTGGGGGAAGCTGTCCGCGAAGCGGACTGATGAGGGGCGGCCTTGCCATTATTGCCCAACAGAGGGTTGCCAGGAACACGCGCCCCTCATTCGGCCCTGCGGGGCCACCTTCAGTCTACGCGCTAAGAGCCGCCTACGGCGGTTGCGCTCCGACACGCGCCTGCGGGCGCAGCCCCTCGGGGAAAGGCATAGAGACAGATAAAGAGGTTTTCAGATATGGCAAAAGAAGCAAAAACCAACGCAATGCGGATGCTTGAGCGGGCAAAGGTTGCCTACACTGCGCATGAATACCCCCATGAGGAAGGGCAGGCTGTCGACGGCGCGAACGTGGCGCGCCTGACCGGGCAGGACCCGGCCAAGGTGTTCAAGACCCTCGTCACGCAGGGCGCTGACCGCAATTACTATGTCTTCGTCGTGCCGGTGCTGGCCGAGCTGGACCTGAAAAAAGCCGCCAAGGCCGCCGGTGTCAAGAGCGTGGCGATGATCCATGTAGCCGACATCAACAAGGT
Protein-coding sequences here:
- the aroF gene encoding 3-deoxy-7-phosphoheptulonate synthase; the protein is MIIVLKQHAPADKVEAFCKELNGMGYQINDSVGSDTHILGLIGDTKALAESWVLANPVVETCRRVSEPYKKANRKFHPDDTVVDVGGHKIGGGYFAVMSGPCSVESKEQITFVAQRVQAAGASILRGGAFKPRTSPYSFQGLRAEGLELLQEARAVTGQPIVTELMNNEHIPLFLDAKVDMIQIGARNMQNFELLKAVGKLDVPVLLKRGLSSTLEELVMSAEYIMAEGNPNVVLCERGIRTFETSMRNTLDISAVPMLKKMTHLPVVIDPSHAAGIAFMVPALAQAAVAVGADGLMIETHNDPAKAKSDGAQSLTPDQFDTLMATIKPELEFFGKTLN